Proteins encoded in a region of the Saccharothrix ecbatanensis genome:
- a CDS encoding SDR family NAD(P)-dependent oxidoreductase, whose amino-acid sequence MSIDPAELEIALRVLAQVDELDTEHPDAVAVRRATAGIWKNLRKRRKADRRATISANDRAVIEATATGSPSRIDDETRGLLLREPDPGEKAGTLLRARSCYTCKRRYTEVDAFYHQLCPECADLNRAKRDQGADLSGKRALLTGGRAKIGMYIALRLLRDGAHTTITTRFPHDAVRRFASMPDSADWLHRLRVVGIDLRDPAQVVQLADEVAAAGPLDILINNAAQTVRRSAGSYAPLVAAESEPLNLGHLPSDARPELVTFGHTMSAHPVALAGTLADTIPAVTALALTAGSKEIDAGGLVPDEAPVNSWVQRVNEVDPVELLEVQLCNSTAPFILISRLRPAMAASPARRKYVVNVSAMEGQFSRAYKGPGHPHTNMAKAALNMLTRTSAEEMLTDGILMTAVDTGWITDERPHPTKMRLAAEGFHAPLDLVDGAARVYDPIVRGELGEDLYGCFLKDYAPSAW is encoded by the coding sequence GTGTCGATTGACCCCGCCGAACTGGAAATCGCCCTCCGGGTGCTCGCCCAAGTGGACGAACTGGACACCGAGCACCCCGACGCGGTAGCCGTCCGCCGGGCCACCGCCGGCATCTGGAAGAACCTCCGCAAGCGCCGCAAGGCCGACCGCCGCGCCACCATCTCGGCCAACGACCGCGCCGTCATCGAGGCGACCGCGACCGGCTCGCCGTCCCGCATCGACGACGAGACCCGCGGCCTGTTGCTGCGCGAGCCGGACCCCGGCGAGAAGGCGGGCACGTTGCTGCGCGCCCGGTCCTGCTACACGTGCAAGCGCCGGTACACCGAGGTCGACGCGTTCTACCACCAGCTGTGCCCCGAGTGCGCGGACCTGAACCGGGCCAAGCGCGACCAGGGCGCGGACCTGAGCGGCAAGCGCGCCCTGCTCACCGGCGGCCGGGCCAAGATCGGCATGTACATCGCGCTGCGGCTCCTGCGTGACGGCGCGCACACCACCATCACCACCCGGTTCCCCCATGACGCGGTGCGCCGGTTCGCGTCCATGCCCGACAGCGCCGACTGGCTGCACCGGCTCCGCGTGGTCGGCATCGACCTGCGCGACCCGGCCCAGGTCGTGCAGCTGGCGGACGAGGTGGCCGCCGCCGGTCCGCTGGACATCCTGATCAACAACGCCGCGCAGACCGTGCGCCGGTCGGCAGGCTCCTACGCGCCACTGGTGGCCGCCGAGTCGGAGCCGCTGAACCTGGGGCACCTGCCGTCCGACGCCCGGCCGGAGCTGGTCACGTTCGGGCACACCATGTCCGCGCACCCGGTGGCGTTGGCGGGCACGTTGGCCGACACGATCCCCGCCGTCACGGCACTCGCGCTCACCGCCGGCTCCAAGGAGATCGACGCGGGCGGGCTGGTGCCGGACGAGGCGCCGGTCAACAGCTGGGTCCAGCGGGTCAACGAGGTGGACCCGGTGGAGCTGCTGGAAGTCCAGCTGTGCAACAGCACCGCGCCGTTCATCCTGATCTCCCGGCTGCGCCCCGCGATGGCCGCGTCGCCCGCGCGCCGCAAGTACGTGGTGAACGTGTCGGCGATGGAAGGCCAGTTCAGCCGCGCCTACAAGGGCCCCGGCCACCCGCACACGAACATGGCCAAGGCCGCGCTGAACATGCTGACCCGCACCAGCGCCGAGGAGATGCTGACCGACGGCATCCTCATGACCGCCGTCGACACCGGCTGGATCACCGACGAACGGCCGCACCCGACCAAGATGCGGCTGGCCGCCGAGGGTTTCCACGCCCCGCTGGACCTGGTCGACGGCGCGGCCCGGGTGTATGACCCGATCGTCCGCGGTGAACTCGGCGAAGACCTGTACGGCTGCTTCCTGAAGGACTACGCCCCTTCGGCTTGGTGA
- a CDS encoding LysR family transcriptional regulator codes for MELRHLHVVLTVAEAGSISRAASSLKIAQAGLTAQLRRIERGFGAPLFLRRTDGVELTELGRHVVLRSRDLVERFDDLLVTARKLAAEHDATGIRLGGVAGSLTALLVGVVRTLLPTHPQTTHIERNSDVVLELVRAAKLDVALVTEFPQSPLRIPEEVDYRTVVTEPMSIGIAAGHRLSGRGEIRLSELADEEWAVPDESCGGGRLNLHLACEAAGFTPRCTHFGVDPATAAELVRSAHTVACFFPTGHDLPGVLLKPIVGNPVHRRVTLVWHRDCAAAEYVDDIHAAMLGAYQERIWGHAPRTAKLAATGLAVAAS; via the coding sequence ATGGAGCTCAGGCACCTCCACGTCGTGTTGACGGTGGCGGAAGCGGGCAGCATCAGCCGGGCCGCCTCCTCGCTGAAGATCGCGCAGGCCGGGTTGACCGCCCAGCTGCGCCGCATCGAACGCGGCTTCGGTGCTCCGTTGTTCCTGCGCCGCACGGACGGTGTCGAACTGACCGAACTGGGCCGCCACGTCGTGTTGCGTTCACGTGACCTCGTGGAACGATTCGACGATCTGCTTGTCACCGCACGCAAATTGGCCGCCGAGCACGACGCCACGGGCATCCGGCTCGGCGGCGTGGCCGGTTCGCTGACCGCGTTGCTGGTGGGCGTGGTGCGCACGTTGTTGCCGACACACCCGCAGACCACTCACATCGAACGCAACAGCGACGTGGTGCTGGAACTGGTGCGTGCGGCGAAGTTGGACGTCGCATTGGTGACGGAGTTCCCCCAGAGTCCACTGCGGATACCCGAAGAAGTCGACTACCGCACTGTCGTGACGGAACCGATGTCGATCGGAATCGCGGCGGGGCACCGGCTATCGGGCCGCGGCGAGATTCGGCTGTCCGAACTGGCCGATGAGGAATGGGCGGTGCCCGACGAGAGCTGTGGCGGCGGGCGGCTGAACCTGCACCTCGCCTGCGAAGCAGCCGGATTCACGCCGCGTTGCACGCATTTCGGCGTCGATCCCGCGACGGCCGCGGAACTCGTGCGTTCCGCGCACACCGTGGCGTGTTTCTTCCCGACCGGACACGACTTACCGGGCGTCCTGTTGAAACCGATCGTGGGCAATCCCGTTCACCGGCGCGTCACGTTGGTGTGGCACCGGGACTGCGCGGCGGCCGAGTACGTCGACGACATCCACGCGGCCATGCTGGGCGCGTACCAGGAACGGATCTGGGGTCACGCGCCGCGGACCGCGAAGCTGGCCGCCACCGGCTTGGCCGTGGCAGCCAGCTGA